The Thalassotalea psychrophila genome window below encodes:
- a CDS encoding TonB-dependent receptor, which yields MKHIIKTAPFKRTLIAATLMSALAATEVMADATTGHIAGQTISYSDQPVQGVEISIVNINTGYSRTISSDKDGKYRFPLLPSGTYNIYAVKDGFMVTEQENVAVGVGGKTLINLAMNEEGIETIEVRASQIIAIDTTKTESGLVISKDELELLPVPRDINSVALLAAGNNKGDDAFGNLVSFGGSSVAENAYYIDGINITDVRTGLGQSQLPWEMYESFEVKTGGFSAEYGRAVGIISATTKSGSNEFHGGVNARYIPDSLRENRPDVKRTDIGSELYGTEYFSINHGRTYEKVDLDIWASGYIVEDKLFFYAIYNPLFETRENASLWRYTETDSNDAIWATKFNWNISDDHRLDLTYFNDERDYEISTDPYDLTNKIIGSYYFIPSLNGEDRNHGRVVTPVVGNNHTSYEQKQGGENYSLKYTGYLTDDFTMTAMLGHNETQTSNRSLNNEGQSRIVDSNTGIILHGPSISSYGTSRDTRDQYRVDFDYYWQDHTFRFGVDIENMEAYENRDAYGQGSYTFAIGNDNLIDFLEGNTDVVYQQDSKVVQSVDFNNNGTYETENFALYVQDEWQITDNIVLNLGLRYDEFTNKNINGDEFIEMDGQIAPRLALSWDVFGDGESKFTASYGRFYLPVATNTNIRLAGEERYVISRDLQLDAIPASEFENIADILGSSEMDLIAADGTLKDTRRLVDENIEPMYQDEFMLSYEQSIEGFVWGIRGTYRELGESIEDVTAQHGLSDYLKEEFGEDCAACAGDQAAMYVLTNPGSDLSIWVDTDDYIDGDGNLVEGPLDARKFNIPNEYMGYPEAERKYLAWDLKFERRWADDYTFSAKYTWAHSWGNTEGLVDSDIGQSDSGATQSFDYAGVMDHAYGDLPNDRRHTFKLTGAYAITDDWIVGLNATWQTGRPNNCFGYHPTPGAVPAIYGPTSFYCEEEVIDPDSDPENPEYIAESQPSPRGSKGRTPNTFVLDLSLTYRTEIYGYETSAQLQVQNLFNEITATRYFETGEVNDLVLPKLKELNPDMVANTHPDYGLVTQTTQPRYVEFSVSAKF from the coding sequence ATGAAACATATAATAAAAACAGCGCCATTTAAGCGCACCTTAATCGCCGCAACATTAATGTCGGCGTTAGCGGCTACTGAAGTTATGGCGGATGCAACAACTGGCCATATTGCCGGGCAAACAATTTCCTATAGTGACCAACCGGTACAAGGGGTTGAAATCAGCATTGTTAATATTAATACCGGTTATAGCAGAACCATCAGCTCTGATAAAGACGGTAAGTACCGTTTTCCATTATTACCGTCTGGTACATACAACATCTATGCTGTTAAAGATGGGTTTATGGTTACCGAACAAGAAAATGTGGCCGTTGGGGTTGGTGGTAAAACACTGATTAATTTGGCTATGAATGAAGAAGGAATTGAAACCATCGAAGTTCGAGCTTCGCAAATTATTGCCATAGATACCACAAAAACAGAGTCTGGTTTGGTTATTTCTAAAGACGAGTTAGAATTATTGCCGGTACCTCGTGATATTAATTCCGTAGCTTTGCTTGCCGCCGGTAACAACAAAGGCGATGACGCATTTGGCAACTTAGTATCATTTGGTGGTTCATCTGTAGCTGAAAACGCCTATTACATTGATGGTATTAACATAACTGATGTTCGAACCGGGCTTGGTCAAAGTCAATTGCCTTGGGAAATGTACGAAAGCTTTGAAGTTAAAACTGGTGGGTTCTCAGCTGAGTATGGTCGAGCAGTAGGTATTATTAGTGCCACAACTAAAAGTGGTAGTAATGAATTTCATGGTGGTGTAAATGCTCGCTACATTCCAGACTCTCTTCGTGAAAACAGACCTGACGTTAAACGGACTGATATAGGCTCTGAGCTATACGGTACAGAATATTTTTCCATTAACCATGGCCGTACTTACGAAAAAGTGGATTTAGATATTTGGGCAAGTGGATATATTGTTGAAGATAAATTATTTTTCTACGCAATTTATAACCCGCTATTTGAAACTCGCGAAAATGCAAGTCTTTGGAGGTATACCGAAACAGACAGTAATGATGCTATTTGGGCAACCAAATTTAACTGGAATATTAGCGATGATCATCGTTTAGATTTGACCTACTTTAACGATGAACGTGATTATGAAATAAGTACTGACCCATATGATCTAACCAACAAAATCATTGGTAGCTACTACTTTATTCCTAGTTTAAATGGCGAAGATCGTAATCACGGCAGGGTAGTAACACCTGTTGTTGGTAACAATCATACGTCTTATGAACAAAAGCAAGGTGGTGAAAACTATTCGTTAAAATATACTGGTTATTTGACTGATGATTTTACCATGACGGCAATGCTTGGTCACAATGAAACACAAACCAGTAATCGTTCATTAAATAATGAAGGTCAATCTCGCATTGTTGATAGTAATACAGGCATTATTTTACATGGCCCATCAATTTCATCGTATGGTACTTCGCGTGATACTCGCGACCAATATCGTGTCGATTTTGATTATTATTGGCAAGATCACACGTTCCGTTTTGGGGTCGACATTGAAAATATGGAAGCCTATGAGAATAGAGATGCCTATGGACAAGGTTCATATACATTTGCCATTGGTAATGACAATTTAATCGATTTCCTTGAAGGTAATACTGATGTTGTCTACCAACAAGACAGCAAAGTAGTTCAATCAGTTGATTTTAATAACAATGGTACCTACGAAACCGAAAACTTTGCTTTGTATGTTCAAGATGAATGGCAGATCACCGATAATATCGTATTAAACCTTGGTTTACGTTATGACGAATTTACCAATAAAAACATCAATGGCGATGAATTCATTGAGATGGATGGTCAAATTGCCCCTCGCTTAGCGTTATCGTGGGATGTATTTGGTGATGGTGAAAGTAAGTTTACTGCCTCATATGGCCGCTTCTATTTACCTGTTGCTACTAATACCAATATTCGTCTAGCGGGTGAAGAGCGTTATGTTATCTCTCGAGATTTACAACTTGATGCAATTCCGGCTTCTGAATTTGAAAACATTGCTGATATTTTAGGTTCTAGTGAAATGGACTTAATAGCTGCCGATGGTACGTTAAAAGATACTCGCCGCTTAGTCGATGAAAATATTGAACCTATGTATCAAGACGAGTTTATGTTGTCATATGAACAATCTATTGAGGGCTTTGTTTGGGGCATTCGCGGCACGTATCGTGAGTTGGGTGAGTCTATTGAGGATGTTACCGCACAGCACGGCCTTAGCGATTATCTTAAAGAGGAGTTTGGAGAAGATTGTGCTGCTTGTGCAGGTGATCAAGCTGCTATGTATGTATTAACCAATCCAGGATCTGATTTAAGTATTTGGGTTGATACCGATGATTATATCGACGGGGATGGCAACCTAGTTGAAGGTCCATTGGATGCTCGTAAATTCAATATTCCTAATGAGTATATGGGCTATCCTGAAGCAGAGCGTAAATACTTAGCTTGGGATTTAAAGTTTGAGCGTAGATGGGCTGACGATTACACGTTTTCGGCTAAATATACCTGGGCGCATTCATGGGGTAATACCGAAGGTTTAGTTGACTCAGATATTGGTCAATCAGATTCAGGTGCTACACAAAGTTTCGATTACGCTGGTGTAATGGATCATGCCTATGGTGATTTACCGAATGATCGCCGCCATACATTCAAACTAACCGGGGCTTACGCAATCACTGATGATTGGATCGTTGGTTTAAATGCCACCTGGCAAACGGGTCGTCCAAACAATTGTTTTGGCTATCATCCAACGCCGGGCGCGGTTCCTGCGATTTACGGTCCAACGTCTTTTTACTGTGAAGAAGAAGTGATAGATCCTGATAGCGATCCAGAAAACCCTGAATACATAGCAGAGTCGCAACCAAGCCCTCGTGGTTCAAAAGGCCGTACGCCAAATACATTTGTACTGGATTTAAGCTTAACTTACCGGACTGAGATATATGGCTATGAAACCTCAGCGCAGCTGCAAGTGCAAAATTTGTTTAATGAAATAACCGCGACACGTTATTTTGAGACGGGCGAAGTCAATGACTTAGTATTACCTAAGTTAAAAGAGCTTAACCCTGACATGGTTGCTAACACTCATCCAGACTATGGATTGGTGACGCAAACAACTCAGCCTCGTTATGTAGAGTTTTCAGTATCAGCGAAGTTCTAA
- a CDS encoding putative Ig domain-containing protein → MNKSCIALLVTATLGLSACGGGGGSDKPTPTPTPTPTPTPTPTPTPTPTPTPTPTPTPTPTPTPTPTPTPTPTNSAPSISGVPVSTLNELEEFSFTPSATDSDDDTLSFSINKQPTWATFDSTTGTLSGTTTLSDSGTTAGIIITVSDGTETVDLTTFDLTVNNVVHISGKVIDGYVSGANVFLDANNNGVLDDNELNDTTDGAGFFEILVTQENIDANTNANILAFLGAGANDLSRTNDDFETRPVTFSAGNVNFDATTNSVSAFVSPYSTLKANGKAEYFTNIANYLDISESILLGDFIAADLSKSELAMATTRAERLTVYLQDIIDTNSSSIDSDFDGTMNNEETDSDNDGVEDDVDAFPLSKHSYADANFDGIADFTTAYLDEVSFSNEELKQCLTTAYPENTQAAAVTEIACSNLEIIGFEDLVHFTNLTKVSFTDTFFAPQTDWTLLKELSQITSLNVAGSKNVDFEILYSFSHLLELDISYQNIDLIQGINGLTNLETLSIAGSDLSETTSIENPAVDLSPIFNMPKLIFLNAWDAGLIVSDYQTMLDVGIDFLSEAILLEHINNDKKYIVDAGLSTYESYFYADKSGVIENNGSTNTTWDLDEQGRLLVTESGNSDLPTRYTWIGGGGLTTGADLLVETGSSEYALNNIVSMTPWLLAGNCKVGEVEDADSGLCIPNPLIGDGFNICAASGVDQEVFLRDPDYNFKNLFACTSTEGESIPAGLCVDSHQGSEGASDNKCCAFGAYPEAAPGIMHNGDNIAGSCCITLNCTFIYNGKS, encoded by the coding sequence ATGAATAAGTCATGCATCGCTCTACTTGTCACAGCTACTCTAGGTTTATCGGCCTGTGGCGGTGGCGGCGGTAGTGACAAACCAACTCCGACGCCGACTCCGACGCCGACTCCGACTCCGACTCCGACTCCGACTCCGACGCCGACGCCGACTCCGACGCCGACTCCGACTCCGACGCCGACACCGACTCCGACTCCTACACCGACACCGACACCGACGAATAGTGCTCCATCTATTTCAGGTGTTCCAGTGTCAACACTTAATGAATTGGAAGAGTTTTCATTTACACCAAGTGCAACTGATAGCGATGACGACACACTTTCTTTTAGTATTAATAAACAGCCGACTTGGGCTACTTTCGACTCTACTACAGGTACCCTTTCTGGTACGACAACGTTAAGTGACTCAGGTACGACGGCGGGTATTATTATTACCGTAAGTGACGGCACCGAAACGGTTGATTTAACGACATTTGATCTGACCGTAAATAACGTTGTACACATCAGCGGTAAAGTAATAGATGGCTACGTGAGTGGCGCGAATGTATTTTTAGATGCAAATAACAATGGAGTGCTCGATGACAACGAGTTAAACGATACTACAGACGGCGCTGGATTTTTTGAAATATTGGTAACGCAAGAAAATATAGACGCTAATACCAATGCTAATATTTTAGCTTTCTTAGGTGCGGGTGCCAACGATCTATCTCGCACAAACGATGATTTTGAAACTCGTCCTGTAACTTTTTCTGCAGGCAACGTTAATTTTGATGCAACAACAAACAGTGTAAGTGCTTTTGTTTCACCATATTCGACCTTAAAAGCGAATGGCAAAGCAGAATATTTTACAAACATAGCGAATTACTTAGATATCAGCGAAAGCATATTACTTGGTGATTTTATTGCTGCGGATTTATCAAAATCAGAATTAGCAATGGCAACCACCCGAGCAGAAAGGTTAACCGTTTACTTACAAGACATCATTGATACTAATAGTTCGTCTATTGATAGTGATTTTGATGGCACGATGAATAACGAAGAAACTGACTCAGACAATGATGGTGTCGAAGACGATGTCGATGCATTTCCTTTAAGTAAGCATTCATATGCTGATGCTAACTTTGACGGTATTGCTGATTTTACTACGGCGTATTTAGATGAAGTATCATTCTCTAATGAAGAATTAAAACAATGTCTCACTACAGCATACCCTGAAAACACACAAGCGGCTGCTGTAACTGAAATCGCATGTTCAAATTTAGAAATTATTGGTTTTGAAGATTTAGTTCACTTTACTAACCTTACAAAAGTTAGTTTTACTGATACGTTTTTTGCTCCTCAGACTGACTGGACATTGTTGAAAGAGCTCAGTCAAATAACCTCATTAAATGTGGCAGGAAGTAAAAATGTAGATTTTGAGATTTTATACAGTTTTAGCCATTTACTCGAGCTTGATATTAGTTATCAAAATATTGATTTGATCCAAGGCATTAATGGCTTAACTAATCTTGAGACTCTATCCATTGCAGGTTCTGATTTGTCAGAAACAACATCGATTGAAAACCCAGCTGTTGATCTTAGTCCTATTTTTAACATGCCAAAATTGATCTTTTTAAATGCTTGGGATGCAGGTTTAATCGTTTCAGATTATCAAACGATGTTAGATGTTGGTATTGATTTTTTATCAGAAGCAATACTATTAGAGCATATTAACAATGATAAAAAATATATTGTTGACGCAGGGTTATCGACGTACGAAAGCTATTTTTACGCTGACAAGTCGGGTGTAATTGAGAATAACGGTAGTACCAATACAACCTGGGACCTTGATGAACAAGGTCGCTTATTGGTAACTGAATCAGGTAACTCTGATTTACCTACGCGCTATACTTGGATTGGTGGTGGCGGCTTAACCACTGGTGCTGATTTACTGGTTGAGACAGGTAGCAGCGAATACGCTCTAAACAATATTGTGTCGATGACACCTTGGTTGCTTGCTGGCAATTGTAAAGTTGGTGAAGTGGAAGATGCTGATTCTGGTTTGTGTATACCAAATCCATTGATTGGTGATGGCTTTAATATCTGTGCCGCATCAGGTGTTGATCAAGAAGTATTTTTAAGAGACCCAGACTACAATTTCAAGAATCTATTTGCTTGTACAAGCACAGAAGGCGAAAGCATACCTGCTGGGCTATGTGTAGACTCTCATCAAGGCAGCGAAGGTGCTTCTGATAATAAATGTTGTGCATTTGGTGCCTACCCAGAAGCAGCTCCAGGGATAATGCATAATGGCGATAATATTGCAGGTTCTTGCTGTATCACACTAAATTGTACATTTATATATAATGGTAAATCCTAA
- a CDS encoding M36 family metallopeptidase: MKTKILSITLAISSAIAVNATAATMAHNFAKTAKFSGQAGGVAKPHQINSQFDQQKRTTFQWFDDTTSKSELNFVASRTQQVQQAANRQFATIASKHGFTDNDASQAVSIPVHNTGTGPIIMRYQQLVNGVDVFGSQINVVLNQNLTAIASSGVFAPIYGDAQTQSILSPDSALNSVVAAYRDSGVSLNSENISALGRKGKFDEFQVSNQSNDTDGKAWALGKSAAQFIYYPSAKGVEPAYMINLQTVVANESRSEMQGYIVSAVNQRILHKGKLEADHSYRYRLYAGSESPFKPFDSPTTIEVSPYPTGLDPESYGPYQDHLHESNLVSISHAGISTNDPWLATNNNYAQGNNVWAFVDKVPPEGFNPVEDLEKQRVENGDYYLEASSAGTFSYPYNYRAPANDDTNVKAALTSVFYINNFLHDWFYDSGFDEKSGNAQLDNYGRGGIERDPIDARIDFNSQNNASMATPPDGQSPVMRMYPWGLYELGFEVRGMLPEFYSEDDAIDEDGEQFFWVPRFGRSVFGPATFTLEDDKETADILENELVIAHDGEGVDSQDLCEPVINADEIRGKIALIRRGNCNFFQKALYAQAAGAVGYLITNHVKEGEVNAAGNVGGNLNMALGPNDDDSDMKISGVFLSYEHAEPIYKSMEQGQVVRIDVEVETDQAHSAFDTGIVSHEWAHYLTNRLIHNGWGLMQFQAAAMGEGWADFVALMLQMRESDRNIIGNELFNGSFPMSSFAGRNLVGNIAFSEGIRRYPYSTDMNVNGLTLGHIAFSAELPNSKVGEFQGEYPIPNNEVHSAGEVWATVLWDVYVALHNERSDLSFDMVEKRMREYLVASLKVTPYWPTFTEARDALLAVTAATDTRDFEIMLKAFAKRGFGLDAISPLRTDALFENVKQGFATQYPSFVVENVSADYNYIGNSGAYCDIDESLDVGETMQVSMHLKNISNMPLSGINAVINTISDVTIMVDGEELVDNRMPIVFSENNYGELIEFPFEVTLHSGENLSTVRFDISFESDNPEAIIPPVGTAWTHAQTDIIKYDHSFSRFEENIATESDWTSFAQDVSTAAYGNAVYPWVLDAGFGSNNLSMRQGQMWWGAASPTRQLTALESPEVIVNESGDFSFEFFHVYEFEMAEYRLEGAADDAPWTLEYWDGGVIEISVDGGEWQDVLEFNALMSDPYDAVIHGTFAQKIATTNNPLGHRLGYTGNMPGGQDVVISIPEGELNGKRVQVRFAIGTDEQAATAGWFIDDFRFNNVVNPAFSLAVGEQFEACGNRMPYITVDKRITHSEHGNGEQSMITLSADVFDYDGDDVSVHWQQLSGPDAELIDSDKSQMSFVAPIINRNEELIFEVTATDSQGQSRSQEVVVTLLDVNIAPTVDGQSITVTEGDFVNVTIVANDADNDALLYKWQQLSGDLVRMQGARTATLNFNAPNVEEIQTFEFSITVTDGSASDEAMVSVIVEPRKSNVSSGGSLAWISIMFLAFAARLRAASAVTNKR; this comes from the coding sequence ATGAAAACAAAAATATTATCAATTACCCTAGCCATTAGCAGCGCTATTGCTGTTAATGCCACTGCGGCAACCATGGCCCACAATTTTGCAAAAACAGCTAAATTTTCTGGTCAAGCCGGCGGTGTTGCAAAGCCACATCAAATAAACAGTCAATTTGATCAACAAAAACGAACGACTTTTCAGTGGTTCGACGATACTACATCAAAAAGTGAATTGAATTTTGTAGCTAGCAGAACTCAGCAAGTGCAGCAAGCTGCAAATCGTCAATTCGCTACTATCGCTAGTAAGCATGGTTTTACTGACAATGACGCAAGTCAGGCAGTCAGTATACCGGTTCATAATACCGGCACAGGCCCAATCATTATGCGCTATCAACAACTGGTAAATGGTGTTGATGTATTTGGTTCGCAAATCAATGTTGTACTCAATCAAAACTTAACTGCTATTGCTAGCAGTGGAGTGTTTGCACCAATATACGGAGATGCCCAAACCCAAAGTATATTGTCGCCAGATTCAGCTTTAAATTCAGTGGTAGCAGCTTATCGTGATTCTGGGGTGAGCTTGAATAGTGAAAATATTAGTGCTCTTGGCAGAAAAGGCAAGTTCGATGAATTTCAAGTTTCGAATCAGTCTAATGATACTGACGGTAAAGCTTGGGCACTTGGTAAATCTGCGGCACAATTTATTTACTATCCTTCTGCCAAAGGTGTTGAGCCGGCCTACATGATTAACTTGCAAACAGTTGTCGCTAATGAAAGCCGCAGCGAAATGCAAGGGTATATCGTATCAGCAGTTAATCAACGTATATTACATAAAGGTAAATTAGAAGCCGATCATAGTTATCGCTATCGTTTGTATGCAGGATCTGAGTCACCATTTAAGCCTTTTGATTCACCAACAACGATTGAGGTGTCACCTTACCCAACCGGTCTTGATCCTGAAAGTTATGGTCCATACCAAGATCATTTGCATGAATCAAACTTAGTCAGTATCAGCCATGCTGGAATTAGCACCAATGATCCGTGGCTGGCTACAAATAACAATTATGCGCAGGGTAACAATGTTTGGGCCTTTGTTGATAAAGTGCCGCCAGAAGGGTTTAATCCAGTTGAAGATTTAGAAAAACAGCGTGTTGAAAATGGTGATTATTACCTAGAGGCTTCATCTGCCGGAACGTTTAGTTATCCATATAATTATCGAGCTCCAGCTAATGATGATACCAATGTTAAAGCGGCATTAACGTCAGTATTTTACATTAATAACTTCTTACATGACTGGTTTTATGATTCAGGTTTCGATGAAAAATCCGGCAATGCACAGTTAGATAATTATGGGCGTGGCGGCATTGAACGCGATCCAATTGATGCTCGTATCGATTTTAACTCGCAAAACAATGCCTCAATGGCGACGCCACCGGATGGGCAATCACCGGTAATGCGTATGTACCCGTGGGGCTTATATGAACTTGGTTTTGAAGTTCGAGGTATGTTGCCAGAATTTTATAGCGAAGATGACGCTATTGATGAAGACGGCGAGCAGTTTTTTTGGGTGCCGCGATTTGGTCGAAGTGTATTTGGTCCTGCTACGTTCACTTTAGAAGATGACAAAGAAACGGCTGATATTTTAGAAAACGAATTAGTGATCGCCCATGATGGTGAAGGCGTAGATTCACAAGACTTATGTGAGCCAGTTATTAACGCTGATGAAATTCGCGGTAAAATAGCGCTAATTAGACGTGGTAATTGTAATTTCTTCCAAAAGGCATTGTATGCGCAAGCAGCCGGTGCGGTAGGTTACTTAATAACCAACCATGTTAAAGAAGGTGAAGTGAATGCTGCTGGAAATGTTGGTGGCAATCTGAATATGGCTTTAGGACCAAATGATGATGATTCTGATATGAAAATATCGGGTGTATTCTTGTCTTATGAGCATGCAGAACCTATCTACAAGTCAATGGAGCAAGGGCAAGTTGTTCGTATTGATGTCGAAGTTGAAACCGATCAAGCACATTCCGCTTTTGACACCGGTATTGTTTCTCATGAATGGGCACACTATTTAACCAACCGATTAATTCATAACGGTTGGGGGTTAATGCAATTTCAAGCGGCTGCTATGGGCGAAGGCTGGGCTGATTTTGTCGCTTTGATGCTGCAAATGAGAGAGTCAGACCGTAATATTATTGGTAATGAATTATTCAATGGTTCTTTCCCTATGTCATCGTTTGCTGGCCGTAATTTAGTTGGCAATATAGCGTTTTCTGAAGGCATCCGTCGTTATCCATACTCTACAGATATGAATGTGAATGGTTTAACGTTGGGTCATATTGCCTTTAGCGCCGAGTTACCTAACTCGAAAGTCGGTGAATTTCAGGGTGAATATCCTATTCCTAACAATGAAGTGCACAGTGCAGGTGAAGTGTGGGCTACTGTATTATGGGATGTTTATGTGGCACTGCATAATGAACGCAGTGACTTGTCTTTTGACATGGTTGAAAAACGCATGCGCGAATATCTGGTTGCTAGTTTGAAGGTAACACCTTATTGGCCAACATTTACTGAAGCACGTGATGCATTACTTGCCGTTACTGCTGCAACGGATACACGTGATTTTGAAATTATGTTAAAGGCATTTGCTAAGCGTGGTTTCGGTTTAGATGCTATATCGCCGCTACGTACAGATGCCTTATTTGAAAACGTTAAACAAGGCTTCGCTACACAATACCCATCTTTTGTTGTTGAGAATGTCAGCGCTGATTATAACTATATCGGTAATTCTGGTGCCTATTGTGATATTGATGAGTCACTTGACGTTGGCGAGACCATGCAAGTATCAATGCATTTAAAAAATATAAGCAACATGCCGTTATCTGGGATTAATGCCGTTATAAATACGATTTCAGACGTTACCATTATGGTTGATGGTGAAGAACTTGTTGATAACCGCATGCCAATTGTTTTTTCAGAAAACAATTATGGTGAACTCATCGAGTTCCCGTTTGAGGTAACACTACACAGTGGCGAAAATTTATCGACCGTACGTTTTGATATTAGTTTTGAAAGTGACAACCCAGAAGCGATTATCCCTCCTGTAGGTACGGCTTGGACGCACGCGCAAACCGATATTATTAAATATGATCATAGCTTCAGCAGGTTTGAAGAAAATATCGCGACGGAGTCTGATTGGACTTCATTTGCCCAAGATGTATCAACAGCTGCCTATGGTAATGCAGTATATCCTTGGGTATTAGATGCCGGATTTGGTTCAAATAACTTAAGTATGCGCCAGGGACAAATGTGGTGGGGCGCTGCGAGTCCTACCAGACAGCTAACTGCCCTTGAGTCACCAGAAGTAATTGTTAATGAAAGTGGAGATTTTAGTTTTGAATTTTTCCATGTTTATGAATTTGAGATGGCCGAGTACCGTTTAGAAGGTGCAGCAGATGATGCACCGTGGACGCTTGAGTATTGGGATGGTGGTGTTATTGAAATTAGTGTTGATGGCGGTGAGTGGCAAGATGTGCTTGAATTTAATGCCCTGATGTCTGATCCATATGACGCGGTGATCCATGGCACATTTGCACAAAAAATTGCAACAACAAACAATCCTCTAGGCCATCGCTTGGGCTATACCGGAAATATGCCTGGCGGACAAGACGTTGTAATTAGCATCCCAGAGGGTGAATTAAACGGTAAAAGGGTACAAGTACGCTTTGCTATTGGCACCGATGAACAAGCGGCAACAGCCGGTTGGTTTATTGATGACTTTAGGTTTAATAATGTGGTTAACCCGGCATTTTCACTTGCCGTTGGTGAACAATTTGAAGCCTGTGGTAATCGTATGCCTTATATAACTGTTGATAAACGCATAACCCACAGTGAACATGGCAATGGTGAACAATCAATGATCACGCTATCTGCCGATGTATTTGATTACGATGGTGATGATGTGAGTGTGCATTGGCAGCAATTATCGGGCCCTGACGCAGAGTTAATCGATAGCGATAAATCTCAAATGAGCTTTGTTGCGCCAATCATAAATCGAAATGAAGAGCTTATTTTTGAAGTAACAGCAACTGACAGCCAAGGACAATCTCGATCACAAGAAGTCGTTGTTACGTTATTGGACGTAAATATAGCACCAACTGTAGATGGTCAAAGCATCACGGTTACTGAAGGCGATTTTGTTAACGTGACTATTGTCGCAAATGATGCCGATAACGATGCCTTATTGTACAAGTGGCAGCAGTTATCAGGTGATTTGGTTCGCATGCAGGGTGCTAGAACCGCAACATTAAACTTTAATGCTCCAAACGTTGAAGAAATTCAAACATTTGAATTCTCAATCACGGTTACCGATGGTTCAGCTAGCGATGAAGCTATGGTTAGCGTAATCGTTGAGCCGAGAAAATCAAACGTTTCATCAGGTGGTAGTTTAGCCTGGATATCAATTATGTTTTTAGCATTTGCAGCGCGTTTACGCGCAGCATCGGCTGTAACCAACAAACGTTAA